One Peribacillus simplex NBRC 15720 = DSM 1321 genomic region harbors:
- the ftsX gene encoding permease-like cell division protein FtsX translates to MKFRTLLRHFRESFKNIGRNGWMTFASVSAVTVTLTLVGVFLVLMMNLNHIAGNVEKDVEVRAHIDNAANDDDIKAIGKQITEMDGIESVIFSPKDEELTNLIDDLGDNGEAFKPFEQDNPLRDVYVIKTKSPQDVIKVAKKIEGFEYIQSVKYGQGYVEKLFSFVNIARNIGIVLIVGLLFTAMFLISNTIKITIVARRKEIEIMRLVGATNTFIRWPFFLEGLWLGVLGSIIPIGLVAVLYYNLYKYAAPQITFKFIDFLPANPFIYQVSAILIVIGAVIGIWGSLMSVRKFLKV, encoded by the coding sequence ATGAAATTTAGAACATTGCTCCGTCACTTCCGTGAAAGTTTTAAAAATATTGGCCGTAATGGATGGATGACGTTTGCTTCAGTCAGTGCAGTAACGGTCACTCTAACATTGGTTGGCGTCTTTTTAGTGCTCATGATGAATTTAAATCATATCGCGGGAAATGTGGAGAAAGATGTCGAAGTTCGTGCACATATTGATAATGCGGCGAATGATGACGATATAAAAGCTATCGGTAAGCAAATTACGGAGATGGACGGCATTGAATCAGTGATTTTCTCTCCTAAAGATGAAGAGCTTACTAATTTAATAGATGATTTAGGAGATAATGGTGAGGCTTTTAAACCATTTGAACAAGATAACCCATTAAGGGACGTTTATGTTATCAAAACGAAATCTCCGCAAGATGTCATCAAGGTGGCAAAAAAAATCGAAGGTTTTGAGTATATCCAAAGTGTTAAATATGGACAAGGCTACGTCGAGAAACTATTCAGCTTTGTTAATATTGCTAGAAACATAGGGATCGTTCTTATTGTAGGTTTACTATTTACTGCAATGTTCCTGATTTCGAATACGATTAAAATTACCATTGTAGCTAGAAGAAAAGAAATTGAGATCATGAGATTGGTAGGAGCAACGAATACGTTCATCCGTTGGCCATTCTTCTTGGAAGGACTCTGGTTGGGAGTCCTCGGTTCCATCATTCCCATAGGTCTGGTTGCAGTACTCTACTACAATCTTTATAAATATGCAGCACCGCAGATTACGTTCAAATTCATAGATTTCCTGCCAGCAAATCCGTTTATTTATCAAGTTTCAGCCATCCTCATCGTAATTGGTGCCGTTATCGGGATATGGGGCAGCTTGATGTCCGTCAGGAAGTTCTTGAAAGTATAA
- a CDS encoding murein hydrolase activator EnvC family protein, which produces MKKNIIAMNASIMIGLGSILAAPSVYAESISNLEKQKESIQEKRSGVESNISETEKKIDNLQDKQMTAEEQIAAIEAKIAESAKKIDAKNAEITQTKKEIEALKEEIKVLKERIAKRNEVLKERALSFQETGGDVNYLEVLFGSSSFGDLVDRVGAVATIAEADRDILKEHELDKKDLEEKQKAVETKLASLEVAKAELLEIQKQQKQQKQEKDALVKKLKQQTKKHEDEKMGLEEEKANLAAQEKAIKSAISLEHQRLAELEAARKKAAAEAKKRAEQEAAQAAAQAAQAASQTSESKKQSSSSGYSAKSNSSSSSSPSHSSSNVSSVPAVSSGTFTRPSAGYVSSTMGERWNKQHAGIDIAASGTVPVVAAADGVVSRSYFSSSYGNVVFVTHSIGGQQWTTVYAHLSSRQASEGAVVAKGQQIGIMGNTGHSYGQHLHFELHKGPWNYSKSNAVNPLNYINI; this is translated from the coding sequence TTGAAAAAAAATATCATTGCCATGAATGCCTCCATTATGATCGGGTTGGGAAGCATTTTAGCGGCACCTTCGGTTTATGCCGAGTCGATCTCGAACTTAGAAAAACAGAAAGAATCGATCCAGGAAAAACGTTCGGGTGTTGAATCGAATATTTCCGAAACGGAGAAGAAAATCGATAACCTGCAAGATAAGCAAATGACAGCAGAAGAACAAATCGCTGCTATTGAAGCGAAAATTGCAGAGTCCGCAAAAAAAATCGATGCTAAAAATGCTGAAATTACACAAACGAAAAAAGAAATCGAGGCATTGAAAGAAGAGATTAAAGTATTAAAAGAGCGGATCGCCAAACGTAATGAAGTATTGAAAGAAAGGGCACTTTCTTTCCAGGAGACTGGCGGGGACGTGAACTACCTTGAAGTATTATTCGGATCATCCAGTTTTGGAGATTTAGTTGACCGTGTCGGAGCTGTAGCGACAATTGCTGAAGCCGACCGGGATATTTTAAAAGAGCATGAGCTGGATAAAAAGGATCTGGAAGAAAAGCAAAAAGCTGTTGAAACGAAGCTTGCCAGTTTAGAAGTGGCAAAAGCTGAACTATTGGAAATTCAAAAGCAACAAAAACAGCAGAAGCAAGAAAAGGATGCATTGGTTAAGAAATTAAAGCAACAAACTAAAAAACATGAAGATGAGAAGATGGGTCTAGAGGAAGAGAAAGCGAATCTTGCTGCTCAAGAAAAAGCCATCAAATCAGCCATCAGCTTAGAGCATCAACGTCTTGCCGAATTGGAAGCAGCTCGTAAAAAAGCGGCAGCCGAAGCGAAAAAACGTGCAGAGCAAGAAGCGGCACAAGCGGCAGCCCAAGCAGCCCAAGCAGCATCACAAACATCCGAATCAAAAAAACAATCGTCCTCTTCAGGATATAGTGCAAAAAGCAACAGTTCATCATCATCATCACCTTCACACTCATCGTCTAATGTAAGCTCAGTGCCAGCTGTATCATCGGGTACTTTCACTAGACCAAGTGCAGGATATGTATCTTCAACAATGGGTGAACGTTGGAATAAACAGCATGCCGGCATCGATATCGCTGCTAGTGGAACGGTTCCAGTTGTAGCGGCAGCGGACGGAGTCGTAAGCCGTTCTTACTTCTCAAGTTCATACGGTAACGTCGTCTTCGTTACCCATTCAATCGGCGGTCAGCAATGGACTACTGTGTATGCACACTTAAGCTCTAGACAAGCAAGCGAAGGTGCTGTTGTTGCCAAAGGTCAACAAATTGGCATCATGGGTAACACAGGACATTCATACGGTCAGCATTTACACTTTGAGCTACATAAAGGCCCATGGAATTATAGCAAGTCAAATGCTGTTAATCCATTAAACTATATAAATATTTAA
- a CDS encoding S41 family peptidase, whose product MVKKWVLPLAIVMSLAIGAVGGIYWTSLPAKNEAKDEGQAILKDKEWAKVEQAYGLIVSQYVEQVDGSNLVEGAIQGMLSALKDPYSVYMDKDTAKQFNETLDSSFEGIGTEIGMEDGKVIIVSPYKDSPAEKAGLKPKDQILKVNGESVEGLDLYETRLKIRGKKGSPVKMEIKRAGVNNSLEFNMVRAEIPLDTVFSSIKEVAGEQIGYIELTTFSENTASDFKKQMKELEKKGIKGLVIDVRGNPGGLLSSVETILGEFITKDKPYLQIAERTGETQSFFTSLKKAKSYPIAVLTDKGSASASEILAGAMQEAGGYPLVGEKTFGKGTVQQAVPMGDGSKIKLTLYKWLTPSGNWIHKKGIEPTIKVKQPDYFGAHQLAIEKVLQRDMNDEQIQYAQSILKGLGFEPGREDGYYDWSTEIAVKAFQKQFGLKVTGKLDAKTAAHLESVILEKIQDEDNDIQLRTALNYLVK is encoded by the coding sequence ATGGTCAAAAAATGGGTACTTCCTCTAGCAATCGTCATGTCACTAGCCATTGGAGCAGTGGGGGGCATATATTGGACAAGCCTTCCGGCCAAGAATGAAGCAAAGGATGAAGGCCAAGCAATATTAAAGGATAAGGAATGGGCAAAGGTGGAACAAGCTTACGGTTTGATCGTAAGTCAGTATGTAGAACAGGTGGATGGTTCCAACCTGGTAGAGGGTGCCATCCAAGGCATGCTGTCTGCGCTGAAAGATCCTTATTCCGTATATATGGACAAGGATACCGCTAAGCAGTTCAACGAAACCCTGGACTCATCTTTTGAAGGGATAGGGACTGAAATTGGAATGGAAGATGGTAAGGTCATAATTGTTTCTCCCTACAAAGATTCGCCTGCTGAAAAAGCTGGATTAAAGCCGAAAGATCAAATCCTTAAGGTGAATGGTGAGAGTGTAGAAGGTTTGGATCTATATGAAACACGCCTGAAAATCCGCGGCAAAAAAGGGTCACCCGTCAAAATGGAAATAAAGCGGGCAGGGGTGAATAATTCACTTGAATTCAATATGGTGCGTGCCGAAATTCCATTGGATACCGTATTTTCATCAATTAAGGAAGTCGCCGGAGAACAAATCGGTTATATCGAGTTGACCACATTCTCGGAAAATACTGCGAGTGATTTCAAAAAGCAGATGAAGGAGCTGGAAAAGAAGGGAATCAAGGGCTTGGTCATAGATGTACGCGGCAACCCAGGTGGCCTTCTTTCTAGTGTGGAAACGATTCTTGGAGAGTTTATCACAAAAGACAAGCCCTATTTGCAAATTGCGGAAAGAACGGGGGAAACACAATCGTTTTTTACAAGCCTTAAGAAAGCGAAAAGTTATCCCATTGCCGTCTTGACGGATAAAGGCAGCGCCTCAGCTTCGGAAATCCTTGCCGGCGCGATGCAAGAGGCTGGAGGCTATCCATTGGTCGGCGAGAAGACCTTCGGGAAAGGGACAGTACAGCAAGCTGTTCCTATGGGTGATGGCAGTAAGATTAAACTTACGTTATATAAGTGGCTGACGCCTTCAGGGAACTGGATCCATAAAAAAGGGATCGAACCGACAATTAAAGTAAAACAGCCGGATTATTTTGGTGCCCATCAGCTGGCCATTGAGAAGGTCTTGCAGCGGGATATGAATGATGAACAAATCCAGTATGCCCAAAGCATTCTGAAAGGACTTGGATTTGAACCGGGTCGTGAGGATGGATATTATGATTGGAGTACAGAAATCGCAGTAAAAGCATTCCAAAAACAATTTGGCCTGAAAGTGACGGGTAAGCTGGACGCTAAAACCGCAGCACATTTGGAATCCGTCATTCTGGAAAAAATCCAGGATGAAGATAATGATATTCAGTTACGCACGGCTTTGAATTATTTAGTGAAATAA
- a CDS encoding PDZ domain-containing protein: protein MTTDWLIACLMGLGKLFLHPLLYVSIAYCLFIGYLRVKRERHDFNTKIYSFSMELRSMLPQGLVWGLILSFLTLATGLAIPLAALFIMLVVTVLSMLSMKKRFVSPVYTVGLTFFILFFLYDRDIKLTLFQDAFNQLDRSVYPTLVILIGLLLIVEGFLIVGNGSKKVSPQLEVSRRGQPIGVYVSQRIWLIPMFVLIPGGQLPMPFEWYPVFSIGDMSLSPIVLPILIGFKQKVQGTLPELAIRAQGKKVGALGFVITLLAAVGYWYPPLAIITAVLAILGREFLHYSQKAMDQKLPFYFSKSKLGVQILGVIPQSPADKMGLLKGEVISKINGVVVREEEELYRALQINRAHCKLEVIDNNEQIRFVQRALFDGEHYELGILFVDDQLKESGQVG, encoded by the coding sequence TTGACAACGGATTGGCTGATTGCATGCTTAATGGGATTAGGAAAACTCTTCCTTCATCCTTTGCTTTATGTTTCGATTGCCTATTGTTTATTCATCGGCTATCTTCGCGTTAAACGGGAACGCCATGATTTTAATACGAAGATCTACAGTTTTTCCATGGAGCTGCGTTCGATGTTACCTCAAGGATTGGTATGGGGATTGATCCTTTCCTTCCTCACGCTGGCTACTGGACTCGCCATTCCTTTGGCGGCGCTGTTCATCATGTTAGTGGTTACGGTTTTGTCCATGCTATCCATGAAAAAGAGGTTTGTTTCCCCCGTTTATACAGTGGGGCTCACCTTCTTTATCCTTTTCTTTTTATATGATAGAGATATCAAGCTGACGTTATTTCAGGATGCTTTTAATCAGCTGGATCGGTCCGTATATCCGACACTTGTCATTTTAATAGGGTTATTACTGATTGTTGAAGGGTTTTTGATTGTTGGCAATGGAAGTAAAAAGGTCTCTCCTCAGTTGGAGGTATCCAGGAGGGGGCAGCCGATAGGTGTGTATGTTTCACAGCGAATCTGGCTAATTCCCATGTTCGTTTTGATTCCTGGAGGACAACTTCCGATGCCTTTCGAATGGTATCCGGTTTTTTCAATCGGGGATATGTCCCTGTCGCCGATCGTACTGCCCATTTTAATCGGCTTTAAGCAAAAAGTTCAAGGGACGCTCCCGGAACTGGCCATTAGGGCGCAAGGCAAAAAGGTAGGGGCATTGGGATTTGTGATTACGCTATTGGCGGCAGTTGGTTACTGGTACCCTCCATTGGCAATAATAACGGCCGTTTTAGCAATCCTCGGTCGTGAATTCCTGCATTATTCCCAAAAGGCAATGGATCAAAAGCTTCCTTTTTATTTTTCGAAAAGTAAGCTGGGTGTCCAGATTTTAGGCGTTATCCCTCAATCTCCGGCAGATAAAATGGGGTTGCTAAAAGGCGAGGTCATTTCGAAAATAAATGGGGTCGTCGTCAGGGAAGAAGAAGAGTTATACAGGGCGCTCCAAATAAACAGGGCACATTGCAAGCTTGAGGTCATCGATAATAATGAACAGATTCGTTTTGTGCAAAGAGCTCTTTTTGACGGGGAGCATTACGAATTGGGCATCTTGTTCGTTGATGATCAATTGAAGGAAAGCGGACAAGTGGGTTAA
- a CDS encoding ABC transporter substrate-binding protein: protein MFKIRSLFTIISLFAVFLLAACGSSNDQAEGNKVDDKKEDTSYTIEHAMGTTKLEKQPERVVVLTNEGTEALLALGVKPVGAAQSWTGDPWYDHIKEDMDGVEVVGVEHEVNLEKIAALKPDLIIGTKIRQEAVYDKLSAIAPTVFSETLNADWKGNFKLYAKALNLEEKGNDVIAEFDAHTEDVKTKLGDKVNQEVSVVRFMAGTTRIYYTDTFSGAILDQLGFKRAEQQKELFTADNKLGNFAIEVGKEVIPKMDGDIIFYFTYAPEGDKQALSTAKEMTNDPLWKNLDAVKKGNAYEVNDAFWNTAGGVIAANKMLDDIEKIMLEK, encoded by the coding sequence ATGTTTAAGATTAGATCACTTTTTACTATTATTTCTTTATTTGCAGTCTTCCTACTAGCAGCTTGCGGAAGTTCGAATGATCAAGCAGAAGGAAACAAGGTTGATGACAAAAAAGAAGATACAAGCTATACAATTGAGCATGCAATGGGAACTACAAAATTAGAAAAACAACCTGAAAGAGTCGTCGTTCTTACAAATGAAGGTACAGAAGCATTACTAGCTTTAGGAGTAAAACCAGTTGGAGCTGCTCAATCTTGGACTGGAGATCCTTGGTACGATCATATTAAAGAAGATATGGATGGCGTTGAAGTTGTTGGTGTTGAGCATGAGGTAAACTTAGAGAAAATTGCAGCATTAAAACCTGATTTAATTATCGGTACTAAAATTCGCCAGGAAGCCGTATATGACAAATTAAGTGCCATTGCTCCTACTGTTTTTTCAGAAACACTTAATGCAGATTGGAAAGGAAACTTTAAATTATATGCAAAAGCATTAAACCTTGAAGAAAAAGGAAACGATGTAATTGCTGAATTCGATGCCCACACAGAAGATGTAAAAACTAAACTGGGCGATAAGGTAAATCAAGAAGTTTCTGTAGTTCGTTTTATGGCTGGAACAACACGTATTTATTACACAGATACATTCTCTGGAGCAATTTTGGATCAATTAGGATTTAAACGTGCAGAGCAGCAGAAAGAACTATTTACTGCAGATAATAAACTTGGAAACTTTGCTATTGAGGTAGGAAAAGAAGTTATACCTAAAATGGATGGAGATATTATTTTCTACTTCACATACGCACCTGAAGGTGACAAACAAGCCCTAAGTACAGCAAAAGAAATGACAAATGATCCTCTTTGGAAAAACCTAGATGCAGTGAAAAAAGGAAATGCATATGAGGTTAATGACGCATTTTGGAATACGGCTGGCGGTGTTATTGCAGCTAACAAAATGCTAGATGATATAGAAAAAATAATGCTTGAAAAGTAA
- a CDS encoding ABC transporter substrate-binding protein, producing MFRFKSLLTIFTIFAVFLLAACGNSDDKAENKAEDKKEEKSYTIEHAMGTAELKETPKRVVVLTNEGTEALLALGIKPVGAVQSWLGDPWYDHIKDDMDGVEVVGVEHEVNLEKIASLKPDLIIGSKIRQEAVYDKLNAIAPTVLSETLRGDWKENFKLYAKALNLEEKGNDVIAEFDKHTEDLKAKLGDKVNQEVSIVRFMAGTTRIYYTDSFSGVIFDQLGFKRAEQQKELFTADNKLGNLAIEVGKEVIPKMDGDILFYFTYAPEGDKQALSTAKEWTNDPLWKNLDAVKNGKAYEVSDATWNTAGGVIAANKMLDDIEKIMLEK from the coding sequence ATGTTTAGATTTAAGTCATTATTAACGATTTTTACAATATTTGCAGTCTTCCTTCTAGCAGCTTGCGGGAATTCGGATGATAAAGCCGAAAATAAAGCTGAAGACAAGAAAGAAGAGAAAAGCTACACAATTGAGCATGCCATGGGTACTGCCGAGTTGAAAGAAACACCTAAAAGAGTGGTCGTTCTAACAAATGAAGGCACTGAAGCATTGCTTGCTTTAGGAATTAAACCTGTTGGTGCCGTTCAATCATGGCTTGGTGACCCTTGGTACGACCATATTAAAGATGATATGGATGGGGTCGAAGTTGTTGGTGTTGAACATGAAGTTAACTTAGAGAAAATCGCATCACTGAAGCCTGACTTGATTATCGGAAGCAAGATACGCCAAGAAGCTGTATATGATAAATTAAATGCAATCGCCCCTACCGTTTTATCGGAAACGCTAAGAGGAGATTGGAAAGAAAACTTTAAACTATATGCAAAAGCCTTGAACCTTGAAGAAAAAGGTAACGATGTAATTGCAGAATTCGATAAACACACAGAAGATCTTAAAGCTAAATTGGGTGATAAAGTAAATCAAGAAGTTTCCATTGTTCGTTTCATGGCTGGAACTACTCGTATTTATTACACAGATTCATTCTCTGGAGTGATTTTCGATCAATTAGGATTTAAACGTGCAGAACAACAGAAGGAACTATTCACTGCAGATAATAAATTAGGTAACCTTGCCATTGAGGTAGGGAAAGAAGTCATCCCTAAAATGGATGGAGATATTCTCTTCTATTTCACATACGCTCCTGAAGGGGACAAACAAGCCCTAAGCACTGCAAAAGAATGGACCAATGATCCACTTTGGAAAAACCTTGACGCAGTTAAAAATGGAAAAGCTTATGAGGTTAGCGACGCTACTTGGAATACAGCTGGCGGCGTAATTGCAGCTAATAAAATGCTAGATGATATAGAAAAAATCATGCTTGAAAAGTAA
- a CDS encoding FecCD family ABC transporter permease, translated as MLLKNSWQKWMGLFITILLLLFLLCSSIVYGYTDTTWKMAIDAFTHFNGTNEHIVIQSVRLPRALIASAIGASLAISGVLMQTLTKNPLASPDIFGVNAGAGLAVVTGVTVFGISNLQVFTWLSFIGAAIAAISIYMIGSMGRGGLTPMKLTLAGAAMTAMVASLTQGLLVSNEALLDQVLFWLAGSVSGRSLDNLVAVLPYLVVGWGLALIMSGKMNVLSMGEDVAKGLGLNIVFLKLVLGLAIILLAGGSVAVAGPIGFIGIVVPHLTRSIVGIDHRWLIPFSGLFGAVLLIAADVISRYILMPQEVPVGVMTAIIGTPFFIYIARKGFSGR; from the coding sequence ATGTTATTAAAAAATTCATGGCAGAAATGGATGGGGCTGTTCATTACCATTCTTTTGCTGCTGTTTTTACTGTGCTCAAGCATTGTATACGGTTATACAGATACAACCTGGAAAATGGCCATCGATGCTTTTACCCATTTCAATGGGACGAATGAACACATTGTCATTCAATCAGTCAGACTTCCGCGTGCCTTGATTGCTTCGGCAATTGGTGCAAGTTTAGCCATCTCGGGGGTTTTGATGCAAACGCTAACTAAAAACCCCCTCGCCTCTCCAGATATATTCGGGGTCAACGCCGGGGCGGGATTGGCGGTGGTCACTGGGGTCACCGTTTTTGGGATAAGTAATCTTCAAGTATTCACATGGCTGTCATTCATAGGGGCGGCCATAGCCGCGATAAGCATATATATGATTGGAAGCATGGGACGCGGCGGCTTGACACCGATGAAGCTGACATTGGCTGGTGCAGCCATGACGGCCATGGTAGCTTCACTTACACAAGGTCTTCTTGTTTCTAATGAGGCCCTTTTAGACCAAGTCCTATTCTGGCTTGCCGGATCCGTTTCCGGCAGAAGTCTGGACAATTTAGTTGCTGTCCTGCCTTATCTTGTCGTAGGTTGGGGCCTTGCCTTGATCATGTCCGGTAAAATGAATGTTTTGTCCATGGGTGAAGATGTTGCAAAAGGTCTTGGACTGAATATAGTATTCCTTAAACTGGTTCTGGGGCTGGCAATCATCCTGCTCGCTGGCGGATCAGTAGCGGTTGCGGGTCCGATTGGCTTTATAGGAATCGTCGTTCCGCATCTTACCCGTTCTATAGTAGGCATCGATCATCGCTGGTTGATTCCGTTCTCCGGACTTTTCGGGGCGGTGCTTTTGATTGCAGCCGACGTCATATCCAGGTATATCCTGATGCCTCAAGAAGTTCCGGTTGGAGTCATGACAGCCATAATCGGGACCCCATTCTTTATTTATATAGCCAGAAAGGGGTTCAGCGGTCGATGA
- a CDS encoding FecCD family ABC transporter permease, producing the protein MKSYKSFRLFNEKISFLMDKKAMIVIFILFLVTSLVFVISTGLGEMNINPLSVLQVLFGGGTESDRLIIQSFRLPRIIVALLVGMGLAVAGGILQGMIRNPLASPDILGITGGATVAVVGFLAIFSDKNHSLTVSINWLPLAAFIGATVVAFLVYSLAWKNGVPPIRLVLIGIGVMALMKALTTIMMILGPVYQASQANLWITGSVSNSTWNNIAVLAPWTILFLLIAFLYARNINLQELGDDLATGLGGHVQKQRFTLLMISTALIGGSTAFAGGIGFVGLMAPHMARRLVGSSFGVLLPTSALLGGILVMVADLIGRTLFSPLEIPAGVFTASIGAPYFIYLLYKTRNS; encoded by the coding sequence ATGAAGTCATATAAGAGCTTTCGTTTGTTTAATGAAAAAATTTCATTCTTGATGGATAAAAAAGCTATGATCGTGATTTTTATATTATTTTTAGTCACTTCACTAGTGTTTGTGATTAGTACTGGATTGGGTGAAATGAATATAAATCCGTTAAGTGTCCTCCAAGTCCTTTTCGGAGGGGGGACGGAGAGTGATCGGCTTATCATCCAATCTTTCCGTCTGCCTAGAATAATTGTTGCCCTGTTGGTAGGGATGGGCCTTGCTGTAGCTGGAGGAATCCTTCAAGGGATGATTCGAAATCCACTTGCTTCGCCTGATATCTTGGGGATAACAGGAGGAGCGACTGTAGCGGTCGTTGGATTCTTGGCCATTTTTAGCGATAAGAATCATTCTTTAACAGTGAGCATCAATTGGCTGCCGTTAGCTGCATTCATTGGGGCGACAGTCGTGGCCTTTCTTGTTTATTCCTTAGCCTGGAAAAATGGAGTTCCCCCGATAAGACTTGTGTTGATCGGGATTGGGGTGATGGCTTTAATGAAGGCACTCACTACGATAATGATGATTCTTGGCCCCGTCTATCAAGCGAGCCAGGCAAACCTTTGGATCACGGGGTCAGTGTCTAACTCCACCTGGAATAATATCGCTGTACTGGCACCATGGACGATTCTATTCCTGTTAATCGCCTTCCTGTATGCCAGAAATATTAATTTACAGGAGCTAGGCGATGACCTTGCAACGGGGCTTGGGGGACATGTCCAAAAACAGCGGTTTACGTTATTGATGATCAGTACGGCCTTGATTGGTGGTTCTACCGCTTTTGCTGGAGGAATAGGATTTGTGGGATTAATGGCACCACACATGGCCAGAAGGCTGGTTGGTTCGAGTTTTGGAGTGTTACTGCCCACTTCAGCTTTGCTTGGTGGCATCCTGGTTATGGTGGCGGATTTGATTGGGCGGACCTTATTCTCACCTTTGGAAATACCGGCTGGCGTCTTCACAGCGAGCATCGGGGCACCATACTTCATTTATTTACTATATAAAACGAGGAATTCATAA
- a CDS encoding YceI family protein: MTNTKWTVDPTHSAIEFSVKHMMIAKVKGSFNKFEASILANPSDLTTAEIDFTVDVASIDTRNADRDNHLRSADFFDVEKNPTLTFKSTKIVKTNEDEYDVTGNVTLNGITQEETFSITFEGQGKDPWGNEKAGFSGKGKVKRSDYGLTYNAALETGGVLIGDQITLTIEIEAAKEA, translated from the coding sequence ATGACAAATACAAAATGGACAGTCGACCCGACTCACAGTGCTATTGAATTTTCCGTAAAACATATGATGATCGCTAAAGTAAAAGGAAGTTTTAATAAGTTCGAAGCAAGCATTTTAGCAAACCCATCGGATCTAACAACTGCTGAAATCGATTTTACCGTTGATGTGGCCAGTATTGACACACGGAATGCAGATCGGGATAATCACTTGCGTTCCGCTGACTTTTTTGATGTAGAAAAAAATCCTACATTAACATTCAAATCAACAAAAATCGTGAAAACGAATGAAGATGAATACGATGTAACTGGAAATGTGACTCTTAATGGAATCACACAAGAAGAAACTTTCAGCATCACCTTCGAAGGCCAAGGGAAAGATCCATGGGGAAATGAAAAAGCAGGATTTAGCGGAAAAGGGAAAGTAAAACGCAGTGATTATGGCCTTACCTATAACGCGGCATTAGAAACAGGCGGCGTACTGATCGGCGATCAAATCACGCTTACCATTGAAATCGAAGCAGCTAAAGAAGCTTAA